The following proteins are co-located in the Spirosoma montaniterrae genome:
- a CDS encoding SusD/RagB family nutrient-binding outer membrane lipoprotein, with protein MNLYKLTLRSLTVAALMLTGTSCNDYFEVNTSPNLAASAPANLLLTSAQARLGFNVGGEVGRFTLLFAQQVAAQNGRQTEAWDAYNLQSTEVNNLFRDALYAGVLADLEEIVRKDPQATHPAFFGIAKAMKAYTYSVATDLWGDVPFSEALQGTANVQPKPDNSRDVYAGVIRLLDEAIADLGRTSSLTAPTVADYVYGGNAQRWIRMANTLKLRLYLHMLNANAVTPDVVNTFVRGLDANTTTGFMTGVADDFQQRFETTANRQNPTHQFILTRTDDIATSATLVNLMNSKADPRRAAYFTPAPFTPALLATPPVSTTGGYIGLANGTGGNQVRNTLSRLHTFVRGALTTPAASLPAGPTLGVAQLAYDGTAPVQMLTFAEYNFIRAELALRYGGPGSAQDFFQRGITASFTDAGLGTQAAAYISRLGTLTGSPEQQLQQLIEEKYIANFMVPLEPWNDWRRTGFPALSRIPVGSNPGNQGRVPRALPYPQQEVDANPNLQQRTNLSERPVFWDTRTTGPQ; from the coding sequence ATGAATCTATATAAACTTACACTTCGTTCGCTCACGGTAGCCGCCTTGATGCTGACCGGCACGAGCTGCAACGATTATTTTGAGGTAAATACCAGCCCCAACTTAGCCGCATCGGCACCAGCCAACCTGCTGCTGACCAGCGCACAAGCCCGACTTGGTTTCAACGTAGGGGGTGAAGTGGGTCGCTTTACGCTGCTGTTTGCCCAGCAGGTTGCGGCTCAGAACGGACGGCAAACCGAAGCCTGGGATGCCTACAACCTGCAATCGACCGAGGTGAACAACCTGTTTCGGGATGCGCTGTATGCGGGTGTTCTGGCCGATTTGGAGGAGATTGTGCGGAAAGACCCGCAGGCTACGCACCCGGCATTTTTTGGTATTGCCAAAGCAATGAAAGCGTATACCTACAGCGTGGCAACCGATTTGTGGGGCGACGTGCCGTTCTCGGAGGCTTTGCAGGGTACTGCTAACGTTCAGCCCAAACCCGATAATTCGCGCGATGTGTATGCAGGCGTTATCCGGCTGCTCGATGAAGCCATTGCCGACCTCGGCAGAACATCGTCGCTGACGGCTCCGACCGTAGCCGATTACGTTTACGGTGGCAACGCGCAACGCTGGATTCGGATGGCGAACACGCTCAAACTGAGGCTGTATCTGCACATGCTGAACGCCAATGCCGTAACGCCCGACGTGGTGAATACCTTTGTGCGTGGCTTGGATGCCAACACCACTACCGGCTTTATGACTGGTGTCGCGGATGATTTCCAGCAGCGGTTTGAAACAACGGCCAACCGCCAGAACCCGACGCACCAGTTTATTCTGACACGCACCGACGACATTGCCACCAGCGCGACGCTCGTGAACCTGATGAACAGCAAAGCCGACCCGCGCCGGGCTGCGTATTTTACGCCCGCGCCGTTTACCCCGGCTCTGCTTGCTACACCACCGGTTAGCACTACAGGCGGTTATATAGGTTTAGCAAATGGTACCGGTGGCAACCAGGTACGTAATACTCTTTCGCGGTTGCATACTTTTGTGCGGGGTGCCCTGACAACGCCAGCGGCTTCGCTGCCCGCTGGCCCAACGCTGGGCGTAGCGCAGTTGGCCTACGACGGCACGGCCCCCGTGCAGATGCTGACGTTTGCCGAATACAATTTCATCCGGGCCGAACTGGCGTTGCGTTATGGTGGTCCCGGCAGTGCCCAGGACTTTTTCCAGCGTGGTATCACAGCTTCGTTTACGGATGCCGGGCTGGGTACGCAGGCGGCAGCCTACATTTCCCGGTTAGGTACGCTGACCGGTTCGCCTGAGCAGCAACTCCAGCAGCTAATCGAAGAAAAATACATTGCCAACTTCATGGTGCCCCTCGAACCCTGGAACGACTGGCGTCGGACGGGCTTCCCGGCTCTGTCGCGCATTCCGGTGGGGTCTAACCCTGGCAATCAGGGCCGCGTACCGCGTGCGTTGCCTTACCCGCAACAGGAGGTCGATGCCAATCCGAACCTTCAGCAGCGCACCAACCTGAGTGAGCGGCCCGTATTCTGGGACACGCGTACCACCGGCCCGCAATAA
- a CDS encoding energy transducer TonB, which produces MLIFKPLPTLIWGLFLLTSPKTAIDCLGQTNQFDGEIVFTVVETPPTFPGGEKALYHYLKQAVQYPESARKAGVKGRVFVTFVVRKDGQLTDVDVVLGLGHGCNEEALRVVKAMPRWNPGRQSGFPIHVKYNLPVSFGVADVFEPKK; this is translated from the coding sequence ATGCTTATTTTTAAACCGCTACCCACCCTTATTTGGGGACTATTTTTGCTAACCTCCCCCAAAACGGCTATCGACTGCCTGGGCCAAACTAACCAGTTTGACGGAGAAATTGTATTCACCGTTGTTGAAACACCACCAACATTTCCGGGTGGAGAAAAGGCCCTGTATCATTACCTCAAACAAGCTGTTCAATACCCCGAATCAGCCCGGAAAGCAGGTGTGAAAGGCCGGGTATTTGTGACCTTTGTGGTGCGAAAAGATGGACAACTAACTGACGTTGATGTGGTGCTTGGCCTGGGCCACGGCTGCAATGAAGAAGCTTTACGCGTTGTGAAGGCTATGCCGCGCTGGAATCCCGGCAGACAGTCGGGCTTTCCAATTCATGTTAAGTACAACCTGCCTGTATCATTTGGCGTTGCTGATGTGTTTGAACCCAAAAAGTAA
- a CDS encoding saccharopine dehydrogenase family protein: protein MAKVLIIGAGGVGSVVAHKCAMNSHVFTNIMLASRTRSKCDRIAAEIQEMHGVTIQTAQVDADVVADTVALIRSFGPVLVINVALPYQDLPIMDACLEAGVHYMDTANYEPKDVAKFEYSWQWAYKERFEQAGLMALLGCGFDPGATQVFTAYAAKHHFDRMDYLDIVDCNAGNHGKAFATNFNPEINIREITQPGRYWENGGWVEIPAMSIHKPIDYPEIGSRESYVLYHEELESLVKNFPTLKRARFWMTFGQAYLTHLDVLQNVGMTRIDPVKFQGMDIVPLEFLKAVLPAPDSLGENYTGQTSIGCQIKGVKDGEERTYYIWNNCDHAETYKEVRGQAVSYTTGVPAMIGAMLMLTGVWMKPGVWNCEELDPDPFIEQMNKQGLPVQERVNIPLPHEYPN from the coding sequence ATGGCAAAAGTGCTCATTATTGGAGCCGGGGGCGTGGGTAGTGTTGTAGCACACAAATGTGCTATGAACAGCCACGTATTCACCAACATTATGCTGGCAAGCCGCACCCGGTCGAAGTGTGACCGGATAGCCGCCGAAATTCAGGAAATGCACGGCGTTACTATTCAAACGGCTCAGGTCGATGCCGACGTAGTGGCCGACACGGTGGCTCTGATTCGGTCGTTTGGCCCGGTGTTGGTCATTAACGTAGCTCTCCCCTATCAGGATTTACCCATCATGGATGCCTGTCTGGAAGCGGGAGTTCACTATATGGACACGGCCAATTACGAGCCGAAAGACGTTGCCAAATTTGAATATAGCTGGCAGTGGGCCTACAAGGAGCGGTTTGAACAGGCCGGATTGATGGCCCTGCTCGGCTGCGGCTTCGACCCCGGTGCCACGCAGGTGTTTACGGCCTATGCTGCCAAACACCATTTCGACCGGATGGATTATTTAGACATTGTAGACTGCAACGCCGGCAATCACGGCAAGGCGTTTGCTACCAATTTCAATCCTGAAATCAACATTCGCGAGATTACGCAGCCGGGCCGCTACTGGGAAAACGGCGGCTGGGTCGAAATTCCGGCCATGAGCATTCACAAGCCGATTGATTATCCCGAAATTGGCTCACGCGAGTCGTATGTGCTTTATCACGAAGAATTGGAATCGCTCGTTAAAAACTTCCCGACGCTGAAACGGGCACGCTTCTGGATGACCTTTGGGCAGGCATATCTGACCCATCTTGACGTGTTGCAAAACGTGGGCATGACCCGCATCGACCCCGTCAAGTTTCAGGGCATGGACATTGTACCGCTCGAATTCCTGAAAGCCGTTCTGCCCGCGCCCGACTCGCTCGGCGAAAACTATACCGGTCAAACCAGTATCGGGTGTCAGATTAAAGGCGTAAAAGACGGCGAAGAGCGTACCTACTATATCTGGAACAACTGCGACCATGCTGAGACATACAAGGAAGTACGCGGCCAGGCCGTTAGTTACACAACGGGCGTTCCGGCCATGATTGGCGCCATGCTGATGCTGACCGGCGTCTGGATGAAACCCGGCGTCTGGAACTGCGAAGAACTTGACCCTGATCCGTTTATCGAGCAGATGAATAAGCAGGGACTGCCCGTACAGGAGCGTGTAAATATTCCGCTTCCACACGAGTACCCGAACTAA
- a CDS encoding TetR/AcrR family transcriptional regulator encodes MTMERILRAMGDVMAERGTAKAGINAVAEQAGVNKVLIYRYFGGWNGLLEAYVHRGFFLSMFNDKFLDQVPDNLTPETRSKVWSEYTIQFMREFRQRKPSQELIRWEMTNGETELARRLAEFRDKSYKTLVTKLAPYNDFDPIAITSLMVSAVTYIVLTSTQRDHIVDIDLTSEAGWERLETAIRRIYSSLNIALEREKAKEK; translated from the coding sequence ATGACCATGGAACGCATCCTGCGGGCTATGGGAGACGTAATGGCCGAAAGAGGTACTGCCAAAGCTGGTATCAATGCCGTAGCCGAGCAGGCAGGCGTAAACAAAGTACTGATCTACCGTTATTTTGGCGGATGGAACGGGCTACTTGAAGCCTATGTTCATCGGGGATTTTTCCTGTCGATGTTCAATGACAAGTTCCTCGATCAGGTGCCGGATAACCTGACCCCCGAAACCCGCAGTAAGGTATGGTCGGAATACACCATTCAGTTTATGCGCGAGTTTCGGCAGCGCAAACCATCGCAGGAACTGATTCGCTGGGAAATGACCAACGGCGAAACCGAACTGGCCCGCCGTTTGGCCGAATTCCGCGACAAATCGTACAAAACGCTGGTAACGAAACTGGCCCCTTACAACGATTTCGACCCTATTGCCATCACCAGCCTGATGGTATCGGCAGTAACGTATATCGTGCTGACCAGCACGCAGCGTGATCATATCGTTGATATTGACCTTACGTCTGAAGCGGGTTGGGAGCGGCTCGAAACGGCCATCCGCCGAATCTACTCCAGCCTGAACATCGCCCTCGAGCGCGAAAAAGCAAAAGAGAAGTAG